Proteins from a genomic interval of Fusarium oxysporum Fo47 chromosome I, complete sequence:
- a CDS encoding Oxoglutarate and iron-dependent oxygenase degradation C-term-domain-containing protein — translation MKRKAEAAVGTSKTDKKKSKPSLSAEEAQKRFRAGLFDKKVLNSYTDQYAQSEPYKHAVINGLVDDSLLRSVRSEIKANVEFTPKETDIYKIHQSGDLANLDGLDDESLAKLPSLLKLRDAIYSEAFRNYVSHITNCGPLSGRKTDMAINIYTPGCYLLCHDDVIGSRRVSYILYLVDPDTPWKPEWGGALRLFPVQELKDKEGEIAKTPLPDVTKVIPPAWNQLSFFAVQPGESFHDVEEVYRAETKEQLERDGGRIRMAISGWFHIPQIGEEGYIKGEEERNAKNSGLMQLQGNPAQYDMPQPRVMKVDKASQEGFDEADLEFLLKYISPAYLVPDALEEISETFNEMFEITLPDILGKKFAQRLRDYVEAEEKKPAQEDTATIEKTTSWRVAKPPHKARYLYQQPSGPDQLRTSQEESPITELLDIFLPSRQFRQWLQMATKTTIESADLLARRFRRGLDYTLATGHEGKARVEINLGFTPTSGWGDDEEEDPEEEAENQNGEDVKSKGKGKAKAVEKQKKVEEETPEVGGQEIFMSGDDDADEDAAVYKTGDDDDNILFFQAASWNKMTIVMRDSGALKFVKYVSKSAKGDRWDISGAFEIEEEDDDEDAGEGAAPDDDDEEEEEEFQGFSPDAAESDSE, via the exons ATGAAGAGAAAAGCGGAAGCAGCTGTTGGAACCTCCAAGACCGACAAGAAAAAGTCCAAGCCTT CCTTGAGCGCAGAGGAAGCTCAGAAGCGGTTTCGTGCTGGTCTTTTCGACAAGAAGGTCCTCAATTCGTATACGGATCAATATGCTCAGTCAGAACCTTACAAGCATGCCGTCATCAACGGCCTTGTTGACGATTCCCTTCTTCGATCGGTTCGCAgcgagatcaaggccaacgTCGAGTTCACCCCCAAGGAGACCGATATCTACAAGATCCACCAGTCAGGCGACCTGGCCAACCTCGACGGTCTAGACGACGAGTCTCTAGCTAAGCTGCCTTCGCTGCTCAAGCTGCGCGATGCTATATACTCCGAAGCCTTCCGCAACTATGTCTCTCACATTACCAATTGCGGTCCGTTGAGCGGTCGCAAGACTGACATGGCTATCAACATCTATACTCCTGGCTGCTACCTCCTTTGCCATGACGACGTCATTGGTAGCCGGCGCGTTAGCTATATCCTCTACCTCGTTGACCCCGACACGCCCTGGAAGCCCGAATGGGGTGGCGCGCTCCGTCTGTTCCCCGTACaggagctcaaggacaaggagggCGAGATCGCAAAGACACCGCTTCCTGACGTTACAAAGGTCATTCCACCTGCGTGGAACCAGCTGAGCTTCTTCGCTGTCCAGCCTGGAGAGAGTTTCCACGACGTCGAGGAGGTCTATCGCGCCGAAACCAAGGAGCAGCTAGAGAGGGACGGTGGTCGCATTCGCATGGCTATCAGTGGATGGTTCCATATTCCCCAGATTGGAGAGGAGGGCTACATcaagggagaagaggagagaaacGCCAAGAACAGCGGCTTAATGCAACTTCAGGGCAATCCTGCTCAGTACGATATGCCTCAGCCTCGGGTTATGAAAGTTGACAAGGCCAGCCAGGAGGGCTTCGACGAAGCTGATCTTGAGTTTCTGCTCAAGTACATCTCGCCTGCATACCTGGTTCCTGATGCCTTGGAAGAGATCTCCGAAACCTTCAACGAGATGTTTGAAATCACTTTGCCAGATATTTTGGGCAAGAAGTTTGCCCAGCGCCTCAGGGACTacgttgaggctgaggagaagaaaccCGCACAAGAAGATACTGCTACGATAGAAAAGACGACTTCATGGCGTGTAGCCAAGCCTCCACACAAGGCGCGATATCTCTACCAACAACCCAGCGGACCTGATCAGCTTCGCACCTCACAGGAGGAATCCCCCATCACTGAACTTCTCGACATCTTTCTGCCCAGCCGTCAGTTCCGCCAATGGCTCCAGATGGCCACCAAAACCACCATCGAAAGTGCCGATCTCCTCGCGCGTCGTTTCCGCCGCGGTCTCGACTACACTCTCGCCACTGGCCACGAGGGCAAGGCGCGCGTAGAGATTAACCTCGGATTCACACCTACATCTGGCTggggcgatgatgaggaagaggaccccgaggaagaagctgaaaaTCAGAACGGCGAGGATGTAAAGAGTaaaggcaaaggcaaagccaaggctgtcgagaaacagaagaaggtggaggaggaaACACCTGAAGTCGGCGGCCAAGAAATCTTCATGtctggtgatgatgatgccgatgaaGATGCAGCTGTATATAAGACaggcgatgacgacgacaacattctcttcttccaagcTGCGTCATGGAATAAGATGACTATTGTTATGCGCGATAGCGGCGCTCTTAAGTTCGTCAAATACGTCAGCAAGAGCGCCAAGGGTGACCGATGGGATATCTCTGGTGCCTTTgagatcgaggaggaggacgatgatgaagacgcTGGCGAAGGAGCTGCgccagatgatgatgacgaggaggaggaggaggagttcCAAGGCTTTTCACCTGATGCAGCTGAGAGCGACTCTGAATAA
- a CDS encoding ribulose-phosphate 3-epimerase, translating into MAPKTIIAPSILSADFAQLGHDCARTMEQGADWLHVDIMDGHFVPNITFGPPVVASIRGHVDQPTEAHGRGTFDCHMMIAEPKKWVKEFKKAGCNLYCFHYEAAFSSAAESPEQQTDEKTNPKALIRYIHDQGLLAGIAIKPDTSVDVLWEILENSDEKERPDMVLVMTVYPGFGGQKFMASELPKVQALREKYPELNIEVDGGLGPKTIDEAADAGANVIVAGSAVFGAKDPSEVIAQLRQAVDARSAK; encoded by the exons ATGGCTCCCAAGACCATCATTGCTCCCTCCATTCTGTCAGCTGACTTTGCTCAGCTTGGCCATGACTGTGCCCGTACTATGGAGCAAGGCGCAGACTGGCTTCATGTCGATATCAT GGATGGCCACTTTGTTCCCAACATTACGTTCGGTCCTCCTGTCGTCGCATCCATCCGAGGACACGTCGATCAGCCCACAGAGGCCCATGGCCGGGGTACCTTTGATTGTCATATGATGATTGCAGAG CCCAAGAAATGGGtcaaggagttcaagaaAGCTGGCTGCAACCTCTACTGCTTCCACTATGAGGCCGCCTTCTCCAGTGCCGCCGAGAGCCCAGAGCAACAGACCGACGAGAAGACTAACCCCAAGGCTCTTATCCGATATATTCACGATCAGGGATTGTTGGCTGGTATTGCTATTAAGCCTGACACTTCTGTCGATGTGTTGTGGGAGATTCTGGAGAACagcgatgagaaggagagacCTGAT ATGGTCCTCGTCATGACCGTATACCCTGGCTTTGGCGGCCAAAAGTTCATGGCATCAGAATTACCCAAGGTCCAGGCCCTCCGAGAAAAGTATCCCGAGCTCAACATCGAAGTCGACGGTGGCCTTGGACCCAAGACAATCGACGAGGCTGCCGACGCTGGTGCCAACGTTATTGTTGCAGGCAGTGCTGTCTTTGGGGCCAAGGACCCCTCCGAGGTTATCGCCCAGTTGCGACAGGCCGTTGACGCCCGAAGTGCAAAGTAA